The genomic DNA ATCCAAGTTGGTACCGCCTCGAAGCGGACAATCACGATTTTATTTGCTGATATTAAAGGCTATACGTCAATGTCGGAACAGTTAACGCCGATGGAGACTTTTATATTTTTAAATGATTATTTAGCTTGTATGGGATTAGCGATCGAGGAAGCTGGGGGTTTCATCGACAAGTATATCGGCGATGCGATTATGGCGCTCTTTGAAGATGAGGCGACTGACGGCGTGCTAGAAGCAGCCGCAGCCATGCGAAAAAACCTCGCAGAGTTCAATCAAGGGCGATCGCGCAAAAATCTACCGACGATCGACATTGGGATTGGCATTCATCGAGGGGAAGTGGTGATGGGTACGGTAGGTTTTACTTCGCGGATGGATTCAACAGTGATCGGCGATGCGGTAAATGTCGCGTCGCGAGTTGAAGGTTTGACTAGACATTACAATTGTGCGGTGTTGGTAACAGAGTCTATCGTCAGTGCGATCCGACATCCAGAGGCTTTTAGGTTGCAATTGGTAGATCACTCTGTGAAGGTGAGAGGGAAAGATGAAGCGATCGCTATTTATCAACTTCTAGTTTCTTGAGTAGGACTTATAGGACTTACGCTCATGGTTCCAGAAACCGGGTTTTTGAGATAATCTGTCGGTCATAACGAAGTATTTTCGTAAAAAAACCCGGTTTCTTTGGTTGGGTGCGTAAGTCCTGACAATGACAGATCGCAAGTAATTTGCCGGACATAATATGAGTGGGAGATAATTTATTGGCAGCGATCGCCTTCCCTGAATGTAAAAGTTTTATGTTAAAATATGATATAATCCCTTACCATGCTTGAGTTAAAATTATGACTGAAAAATTAATAATTAGAAACTTTGCTGGCATCAAGGATTTAGAGATTGAAGTCAAGCGAATAAATATACTTATTGGCCCTCAAGCCAGTGGTAAAAGTGTTTGCGCCAAACTTCTATTTTATTTTAAGAACTTCGTCTGGGAAGTTTTATCTGTTGTCGAGAATGAGCTGACAAAACGTAATCTGGATTTAAACTATTCCAAGAAATTTGAGGAGTATTTTCCTCAAGATTGTTGGGGAAAACAAGATTTTTTTATAAGGTATGAAATTTCCAATGTTTTTATAGAAATTAGAAGACAAGATACCAAAGGTAGGATTTCCCTCAGTTATTCAGAATTATTAAAAAAAGAACTGACAGACCTACGCAATTTAATGAAAAAATTAAGAGAGGCAAGCTCTGAAAAAAATACTCAATATGTTAATCTTGATAAGTTATCTTTAAGCAGACTAATTTTAAGAGATAACTTGGTAGAATCTCTAAGCAGATCTATCTGTCGAGAGGCAGCCTTTAATCAGCTTTTTATTCCTGCTGGTCGCTCCTTTTTTGCTAATCTTCAGAGCAATATTTTTTCCTTTCTGTCAAACAATAATACTTTAGATCCATTTCTAAGATCATTTGGCTCAATATACGAAACTATAAAAAATTTAGGTATACAATATCGCATTAATGATAAATATACGAAAGATATCCAAGAGGAAATAAACAGGTTAATAGAGAAGTCTCTATGCGGTAAGCATATACATGAAAAAGGCAAAGATTTTCTGGAGGCTGCTGATGGAAGACGCATTAGTGTTGCGAACTCATCTTCCGGTCAACAGGAAACATTGCCTCTGACAATTATACTAGCTGCACTACCTTTTCTAGCTTCCTCTGGTGGCGGGCAAACAGTGTATATTGAGGAGCCAGAAGCGCATTTATTTCCAAGCGCACAGCGTAATATTATCGAATTGATCGCTACTGTATTTAATTCTCGGAAAGAGCGACTTCAATTCTTCATAACTACCCATAGTCCCTATGTCTTGACAGCACTTAATAATCTACTTCAGGCTGGGCTTCTTTATCAAGAGTCCAGCGAAGATATACAACATCAACTAGAAGAGATTGTATCTAGATACAAATCATTAGATGTTTCCGATCTCTCAGCCTATGTTTTGACCGATGGAAAATGTAGTAGTATTGTGTGTCCTGATACTGGGTTAATAGATGCACGAGTGATTGATTCTGTTTCTGATGAACTAGCTATTGAATTTGATAAACTCCTAAACTTAGTTTGAATCGTAATATGAAAAGTCTTCCCGAATGTGAGGAATATAGATCCGACAAAAAAATTGTCTTGCAGGAGAATAAAAGTAAAATAACCTTCCTCAACCTGAATCAAGACCCAATATTAATAATTAAGGTTGATGGCTGCGTTATCAGCGACAATGAGACTTTACGTTGCGACTACGCACTTATTCCTTATGATACAGTAGAAATATATGTGGAGTTGAAGGGAAGCGATACTTCACAAGCTGTTAAACAATTAGAATCAACAATTAGATTACTCTCGAAAAATCCCCAAAAAATAAAGAAGCTATGTTTTGTTGTGTCTACACGAGTACCCCAACAAGCAACAACTATACAACAGCTACAAATTCAGTTTAAGAAAAAATTTAATGCTAGTTTCCGAATCAAGAATATTCAAGATGAGTATGATTTAAGTACCTGTATAACCTAAATTTCTGGAATTTTCAAACCGTCAGCATCAGTAGCAGGTTAGTTCGACGAGCAAGCATTTATAGAGTTTGCACTACTATAATCTCTGTCCATGAGTCCAGAATAATTTATCAGCATCGCCCACCCTACAACTCCCAAAAATCAAGCTCTCAACTGCTAAAATTAAAAATTAAAAATTAAATTTTAAAATCTTAATTTTTAACGTTTAATTTTTAATTGGATGTAGCTATAAGTTACAGTATTGAGGCAGCGAGCGTCCACCCTACGTTTAATTGCTAATTACGACTAACAATTAACCACTAACCACTAACAATTAACAATGTAATATGACTTTCATTTTAACCAATGACGATGGAATAGATGCACCTGGCATTCAGGCATTGTTGAAAGCAGTAAATGACAAAGTATTTATAGTTGCTCCTCAAGGTCAATTATCTGGTTGCGGCCATCAAGTTACAACTCACATTCCTATTCATGTCGATCGCCGCTCCGAATTTGAGTATGCTATTGGCGGTACGCCTGTTGATTGCGTTCGCGTTGCCTTAACTCACGTTTGTCCTCAAGCTAAATTTGTGCTGTCTGGCATTAATCCGGGGGGCAATTTGGGGGCGGATATCTATATCTCAGGGACGGTGGCCGCTGTCCGCGAGGCGGCGATGTTAGGTATACCCGCGATCGCAATTTCTCACTGGATTAAAAAACCTCTAGCAATTGACTGGGATCTGGCAACTCGCTGGACATCTCGCGTTTTAGCAGAGTTACTCAATCTTCCCCCAAAACCGGGTAGTTTCTGGAATGTAAATTTACCCCATTTGCAACCGGGTACACCAGATCCACCTATTGTTTTTTGCCCGCTTTCTACGCAACCTTTGCCCGTAGAATATCGGATTGAAGGGGAATATTTTTATTATGTTGGGGAATACGGGAAACGCCCTCGCGCTCCCGGTACTGATGTGGATGTGTGTTTCTCTGGCAATATTGCCGTGACAGAAATTAACTTGTAATCAGGATTCTATAGCCCCCACCGTTGGTCGAATCAATTCTGAGCGGAAATTTTGCCGAATTTCAGGAGTAAGATACCGCCGCTGCAAAAGTTGCCATTTCTGCCAAGATTCAAAGCGACTTTTTGCCATAATTTCTGCTAAGGTGGGAAGCTGTTTCTGGATATCAAAGTCAAATATATCAGCTAGAAATTCTCCTAGAACTTCACTGTCTTGAATATCCCCTAAATATTCTTGAATGGCTTTGACATCTCCGAGATAAGCTTCGTAAGTCTCACCGTAAAATTCAGTAAATAAACTCATTAAATAGCGCACTCGTTTAGCTTGTTTGCGGAGATCGTGAAGAATTTCCCCTCCTTCTGTCAATTTCTGTTCTAGGATTTCCGAAGTCATATCTTCGTGGATTATAATCTCTCCTTCCTCCTCTGTCACACCTATTAACCAACCCGGATGCAGAAACATTTCGCTGACTTGAGGTAGTAGTAAATCTGGCAGGATATCCTCAATTGGTAACTGTGCGATTCCATGATAGCGCGGTTCTTCTAGCCAATCTCGCAGCGATTTTTTAAATAGTTGGTAATGTTTATTTTCCAAGATTGCCCGAACTTTTTTTAAAGCGCGGTGCCGATCTTTGAGCAAGTGCAGCAAAGATTTATCTAATATTTCTTGTTCTTTAGATGGCAAAATTGGATAATAGCGTTTCTGGAGGCTTTCGAGCATCACATCTAAATCTCGGAGTTCTCCTAAAACA from Kamptonema formosum PCC 6407 includes the following:
- a CDS encoding AAA family ATPase, which gives rise to MTEKLIIRNFAGIKDLEIEVKRINILIGPQASGKSVCAKLLFYFKNFVWEVLSVVENELTKRNLDLNYSKKFEEYFPQDCWGKQDFFIRYEISNVFIEIRRQDTKGRISLSYSELLKKELTDLRNLMKKLREASSEKNTQYVNLDKLSLSRLILRDNLVESLSRSICREAAFNQLFIPAGRSFFANLQSNIFSFLSNNNTLDPFLRSFGSIYETIKNLGIQYRINDKYTKDIQEEINRLIEKSLCGKHIHEKGKDFLEAADGRRISVANSSSGQQETLPLTIILAALPFLASSGGGQTVYIEEPEAHLFPSAQRNIIELIATVFNSRKERLQFFITTHSPYVLTALNNLLQAGLLYQESSEDIQHQLEEIVSRYKSLDVSDLSAYVLTDGKCSSIVCPDTGLIDARVIDSVSDELAIEFDKLLNLV
- the surE gene encoding 5'/3'-nucleotidase SurE produces the protein MTFILTNDDGIDAPGIQALLKAVNDKVFIVAPQGQLSGCGHQVTTHIPIHVDRRSEFEYAIGGTPVDCVRVALTHVCPQAKFVLSGINPGGNLGADIYISGTVAAVREAAMLGIPAIAISHWIKKPLAIDWDLATRWTSRVLAELLNLPPKPGSFWNVNLPHLQPGTPDPPIVFCPLSTQPLPVEYRIEGEYFYYVGEYGKRPRAPGTDVDVCFSGNIAVTEINL
- a CDS encoding CHAD domain-containing protein, encoding MKAQASSKLKTLGAAASQAIEKYFEKIIAHEAEVLADRDPEELHQMRVGMRRLRSAVTGFAPVIDLPKEANEKRIGKISRVLGELRDLDVMLESLQKRYYPILPSKEQEILDKSLLHLLKDRHRALKKVRAILENKHYQLFKKSLRDWLEEPRYHGIAQLPIEDILPDLLLPQVSEMFLHPGWLIGVTEEEGEIIIHEDMTSEILEQKLTEGGEILHDLRKQAKRVRYLMSLFTEFYGETYEAYLGDVKAIQEYLGDIQDSEVLGEFLADIFDFDIQKQLPTLAEIMAKSRFESWQKWQLLQRRYLTPEIRQNFRSELIRPTVGAIES